GTGACGGCGGCGCTGGCCTACATTGCGCTGTCGTGCCACGACCGGGTCTGCATCCATTCGGTGTCGGATCAGCTCGGCACGCTACTGCGTCCGGCGCATGGGCGCGGCAAGGTGTTCCCGATGCTGCGCGCGCTCGAAGATGCGCCGTTGGTTGGAACCACGACCGATCTATCCATTTGTGCGCGTGCCTTTCAGCAACGGGTCAAACGTCCCGGCGTCTGCGTGCTCGTTTCCGATTTCCTCGTGCCGGATGGTTATGCCGAGGCGATCAAGCTGTTGCAGTGGGGGCGGCACGATGTCTTCTGCATCCAGACGCTCGACCCCGCCGAAATGAAGTGCGACATGAAGGGCGACGTCGACCTCGAATGTTGCGAAAGTCACGAGCGCCGTAAGGTAACGATCACCGCCACCGAGGCCGCGCGCTATGAACAGGCGATCCGCGACTGGAATGCCGACCTCAAGCAGGAGTGCGCCCGCCGTGGTGTTGGCTTCGTGCAGGCCTTTTCCGATGTTCCGTTCGACCGCGTTGTCGAAGTCATTCTTAGAAAAGGCGGGTTGGTCGCGTGAGTTTTCTGTTGCCGCAATTTTTATGGGGCCTGCTCGGCCTGATTCCGCTGGCGGTGGTCTACCTCATCAAGGTGCACCCCGTCCG
This DNA window, taken from Pontiella desulfatans, encodes the following:
- a CDS encoding DUF58 domain-containing protein, with protein sequence MLTDPEFLKRLETLFLLTRKVLGGSMRADRRSTRKGSGINFADYAEYHYGDDYRHVDWNIYGRLEALVVKLYELEEDVCVHFLLDCSPSMDSKSIFAKQVTAALAYIALSCHDRVCIHSVSDQLGTLLRPAHGRGKVFPMLRALEDAPLVGTTTDLSICARAFQQRVKRPGVCVLVSDFLVPDGYAEAIKLLQWGRHDVFCIQTLDPAEMKCDMKGDVDLECCESHERRKVTITATEAARYEQAIRDWNADLKQECARRGVGFVQAFSDVPFDRVVEVILRKGGLVA